From a region of the Theobroma cacao cultivar B97-61/B2 chromosome 8, Criollo_cocoa_genome_V2, whole genome shotgun sequence genome:
- the LOC18592112 gene encoding uncharacterized protein LOC18592112 produces MRRKNLMANLSRSKDVVGGRSKPNEGCRRHPKHRQSPGVCSLCLGEKLSQLSAHTSSRSITTTVSSSSSSSSLSSYHSSSSASSCSSPMHRYRFTTEGKGTSLSLLLFSGKNILTKSRSLAFASRMRRKEGDDKKKKDGFLSKLLHPRSSKKMEEAAGLMHSRTMREMLTSRVH; encoded by the coding sequence atgagaagaaaaaatctAATGGCAAACTTGAGCAGATCAAAGGATGTTGTAGGTGGACGATCGAAGCCGAATGAAGGATGCAGAAGACACCCAAAGCACAGGCAGTCGCCAGGGGTTTGTTCACTTTGTTTGGGAGAGAAACTATCTCAATTATCAGCTCATACTAGCTCACGTAGTATTACTACTACagtttcctcttcttcttcttcttcttctttgtcaTCTTACCATTCTTCATCCTCAGCTAGTTCTTGTTCCTCTCCCATGCATCGTTATCGTTTTACTACAGAAGGAAAGGGTACTTCCTTGTCTTTGTTATTGTTTAGTGGCAAAAACATACTCACTAAGAGCAGATCACTAGCTTTTGCTTCGAGAATGAGAAGGAAAGAAGGTGATgataagaagaagaaagatgggttcCTGTCAAAATTGCTTCATCCAAGAAGCAGTAAGAAGATGGAGGAAGCTGCTGGTTTGATGCACTCTAGGACTATGAGAGAGATGCTGACCAGCAGGGTTCATTAA
- the LOC18592115 gene encoding thylakoid lumenal 29 kDa protein, chloroplastic translates to MEAMGVSFLSTTPSLVSLVPVPSLNSNSVAANRYLITRAGAIRCSKTETDVCGEYGFHRRDVLKCIGATVGVELLASSGPWVEMATAADLIQRRQRSEFLSNIKDTLFKALKGNPDLISPILTLALNDAVTYDKATKSGGPNGSIRFSSELSRPENKGLSAAMSLLDEAKKEIDSYSKGGPISYADLIQYAAQTATKATFLASAIRKSGGNEEKGSLLYSVYGSNGQWGLFDRQFGRSDTEEPDPEGRVPLWGKATVQEMKDKFKAVGFGPRQLAVMSAFLGPDQNATEALLATDPDVTPWVQKYQRSRETVSQTDYEVDLITTLTKLSCLGQQINYEAYTYPVKKIELSKLKL, encoded by the exons ATGGAGGCAATGGGGGTCtctttcctttcaacaacacCCTCTTTGGTTTCTCTCGTCCCTGTCCCGTCTCTCAACTCCAACTCTGTTGCTGCTAATAGATATCTTATTACTCGGGCA GGTGCTATTCGTTGTAGTAAAACTGAAACTGATGTTTGTGGTGAATATGGTTTCCATCGTAGAGATGTTCTCAAATGCATTGGGGCAACCGTCGGCGTG GAATTATTAGCAAGCTCAGGACCATGGGTTGAAATGGCAACTGCTGCTGATTTGATTCAACGTAGACAGCGCTCTGAGTTTCTCT CAAATATTAAGGACACCCTGTTCAAAGCTTTAAAG GGAAATCCAGATCTTATTTCTCCCATACTAACTTTGGCACTGAATGATGCTGTGACCTATGACAAG GCTACAAAATCTGGTGGCCCAAATGGATCCATTCGATTCAG CTCAGAGTTAAGCAGACCTGAAAATAAGGGGCTCTCTGCTGCTATGAGTTTATTGGATGAAGCCAAGAAGGAAATTGATTCATATTCCAAGGGTGGACCTATTTCATATGCAGACCTCATCCAATATGCAG CTCAAACTGCCACCAAGGCTACTTTTCTAGCATCTGCTATTCGCAAAAGTGGTGGGAATGAAGAGAAAGGAAGTTTATTATACTCAGTATATGGTTCAAATGGGCAG TGGGGCTTGTTCGATAGGCAGTTTGGACGAAGTGATACTGAAGAGCCAGATCCAGAGGGAAGAGTGCCACTGTGGGGGAAAGCAACTGTGCAGGAAATGAAAGATAAGTTCAAAGCAGTTGGCTTTGGCCCCCGTCAG CTAGCCGTGATGTCTGCATTCCTGGGTCCTGATCAGAATGCAACAGAGGCCTTACTGGCCACTGATCCTGACGTCACTCCGTGGGTTCAAAAATACCAACGTAGCCGAGAAACAGTGTCTCAGACAGATTATGAG GTTGATCTGATAACTACACTCACAAAGTTAAGTTGCTTGGGCCAACAAATCAATTATGAGGCATATACGTATCCAGTCAAAAAGATTGAATTGagcaaactcaaattatag
- the LOC18592110 gene encoding 39S ribosomal protein L41-A, mitochondrial isoform X2: MPLGLILGIGRAFRRKRTSSLDILSSKRAPRDYYKGKNCKSTGFHTRKGGYVLMQEKLPNYVVPDLTDVKLKPYVSQCPREVKTTEVSKSAK, translated from the exons ATGCCGCTGGGCCTGATATTAGGGATAGGAAGGGCGTTTCGAAGGAAGCGTACCTCATCACTCGACATTCTCTCGTCGAAACGGGCCCCTAGAGATTACTACAAGGGAAAGAATTGCAAGTCTACGGGTTTCCACACTCGCAAAG GTGGATATGTTCTGATGCAGGAGAAGTTACCCAACTATGTTGTTCCTGATTTGACTGACGTCAAG CTTAAACCTTATGTATCCCAGTGCCCGAGAGAAGTCAAAACCACAGAGGTTTCCAAATCAGCTAAATAA
- the LOC18592114 gene encoding uncharacterized protein At1g04910 isoform X2: MQRRRRRVVVVLRKMLTCAICTIALVGLLSVHVHVFPSSRVSDLPDPYKLPTVSQQHELNYQKLSTQREWTQELAPPHLSKEQASPHLSKAPLSSHKLDGARGNLDFEKLWKPPANRDFVPCVQHSSNYAAPDESRGYLLVHTNGGLNQMRAGICDMVAVARIINATLVVPELDKRSYWQDSSNFSDVFDEDHFINALANDVKVIKKLPKELSSATKVVKQFKSWSGLEYYQDEIASLWEEYQVIRAAKSDSRLANNNLPPDIQKLRCRACYEALRFAPKIEAMGKLLVDRMRSYGPFIALHLRYEKDMLAFSGCTQGLSNAEAEELKTIRENTVYWKVKEIDAREQRSKGYCPLTPKEVGIFLTALGYPSNTPIYIAAGEIYGGDTHMADLRSHYPMLMSKEKLASVEELEPFTNHASQMAALDYIVSVESDVFIPSYSGNMARAVEGHRRFLGHRKTISPDRKALVRLFDKLENGVLKEGRKLSSRIIEIHKKLQGSPRKRRGPVSGTKGMDRFRSEEAFYVNPLPDCLCRRVSQNVSASISIR; encoded by the exons atgcaGAGACGGAGGCGGAGAGTGGTGGTGGTGCTGCGGAAGATGCTAACGTGCGCCATATGCACAATAGCATTAGTGGGACTGCTGTCCGTGCACGTACACGTGTTCCCTTCTTCCAGAGTCTCCGACTTGCCTGATCCTTACAAGCTCCCTACCGTCAGTCAG CAACATGAACTTAATTACCAGAAGTTAAGCACACAGCGAGAGTGGACGCAGGAGCTGGCTCCGCCTCATTTATCGAAAGAGCAGGCTTCCCCGCATCTTTCCAAAGCTCCTCTTTCGTCTCACAAG TTGGATGGTGCCAGAGGAAATCTGGATTTCGAGAAGTTGTGGAAGCCACCTGCGAATCGCGATTTTGTGCCCTGTGTACAGCACAGTTCTAATTATGCAG CTCCCGATGAGTCAAGAGGTTATCTTCTAGTTCATACAAATGGTGGGCTCAACCAAATGCGAGCTGGG ATATGTGACATGGTAGCTGTAGCCCGTATAATAAATGCCACTCTCGTTGTTCCGGAACTTGATAAACGGTCATATTGGCAAGATTCTAG CAACTTCTCTGATGTTTTTGATGAGGACCATTTTATTAATGCTTTGGCTAATGATGTTAAAGTTATCAAAAAGCTTCCTAAGGAATTGTCTTCTGCTACCAAAGTAGTTAAGCAATTCAAAAGCTGGTCTGGTTTGGAGTATTACCAGGATGAGATAGCTAGCCTGTGGGAGGAATATCAG GTTATTCGAGCTGCCAAATCTGATTCTCGCCTAGCAAATAACAATCTGCCTCCAGATATACAGAAGCTTCGTTGCCGTGCTTGCTATGAAGCACTTCGCTTTGCACCCAAAATTGAAGCAATGGGGAAA TTGTTGGTGGATCGAATGAGGTCTTATGGTCCTTTCATCGCTTTGCATTTACGATATGAGAAAGACATGCTTGCTTTTAGTGGATGTACGCAGGGTTTGTCTAATGCTGAAGCTGAAGAACTAAAGACAATCAG AGAAAACACTGTCTATTGGAAAGTGAAGGAAATTGATGCCAGGGAACAGAGATCCAAAGGATATTGCCCCTTAACCCCAAAAGAGGTTGGAATTTTTCTCACTGCTCTTGGATATCCGTCAAACACCCCTATATATATTGCTGCTGGAGAGATATATGGGGGTGATACTCATATGGCTGATCTACGGTCTCACTATCCCATGTTAATGAGCAAG GAAAAATTGGCTTCTGTTGAGGAGCTTGAACCATTCACCAATCATGCATCTCAAATGGCTGCACTTGACTACATTGTATCTGTTGAAAGTGATGTCTTCATTCCATCATACTCTGGAAACATGGCGAGAGCTGTGGAAGGGCATCGTCGTTTTTTGGGACATAGGAAAACTATTTCTCCTGACAG GAAAGCACTTGTCCGTCTGTTTGACAAACTTGAGAACGGGGTATTGAAGGAAGGCAGAAAACTTTCCAGTCGAATCATTGAAATCCACAAAAAACT GCAAGGGTCCCCAAGGAAGAGAAGAGGTCCTGTCTCAGGAACAAAGGGCATGGATAGGTTTCGTTCAGAAGAAGCATTTTACGTAAATCCATTACCAGATTGTTTGTGCAGGAGGGTATCACAGAATGTGAGCGCATCTATCAGTATCAGGTAG
- the LOC18592114 gene encoding uncharacterized protein At1g04910 isoform X1 encodes MQRRRRRVVVVLRKMLTCAICTIALVGLLSVHVHVFPSSRVSDLPDPYKLPTVSQQHELNYQKLSTQREWTQELAPPHLSKEQASPHLSKAPLSSHKLDGARGNLDFEKLWKPPANRDFVPCVQHSSNYAAPDESRGYLLVHTNGGLNQMRAGICDMVAVARIINATLVVPELDKRSYWQDSSNFSDVFDEDHFINALANDVKVIKKLPKELSSATKVVKQFKSWSGLEYYQDEIASLWEEYQVIRAAKSDSRLANNNLPPDIQKLRCRACYEALRFAPKIEAMGKLLILQLLVDRMRSYGPFIALHLRYEKDMLAFSGCTQGLSNAEAEELKTIRENTVYWKVKEIDAREQRSKGYCPLTPKEVGIFLTALGYPSNTPIYIAAGEIYGGDTHMADLRSHYPMLMSKEKLASVEELEPFTNHASQMAALDYIVSVESDVFIPSYSGNMARAVEGHRRFLGHRKTISPDRKALVRLFDKLENGVLKEGRKLSSRIIEIHKKLQGSPRKRRGPVSGTKGMDRFRSEEAFYVNPLPDCLCRRVSQNVSASISIR; translated from the exons atgcaGAGACGGAGGCGGAGAGTGGTGGTGGTGCTGCGGAAGATGCTAACGTGCGCCATATGCACAATAGCATTAGTGGGACTGCTGTCCGTGCACGTACACGTGTTCCCTTCTTCCAGAGTCTCCGACTTGCCTGATCCTTACAAGCTCCCTACCGTCAGTCAG CAACATGAACTTAATTACCAGAAGTTAAGCACACAGCGAGAGTGGACGCAGGAGCTGGCTCCGCCTCATTTATCGAAAGAGCAGGCTTCCCCGCATCTTTCCAAAGCTCCTCTTTCGTCTCACAAG TTGGATGGTGCCAGAGGAAATCTGGATTTCGAGAAGTTGTGGAAGCCACCTGCGAATCGCGATTTTGTGCCCTGTGTACAGCACAGTTCTAATTATGCAG CTCCCGATGAGTCAAGAGGTTATCTTCTAGTTCATACAAATGGTGGGCTCAACCAAATGCGAGCTGGG ATATGTGACATGGTAGCTGTAGCCCGTATAATAAATGCCACTCTCGTTGTTCCGGAACTTGATAAACGGTCATATTGGCAAGATTCTAG CAACTTCTCTGATGTTTTTGATGAGGACCATTTTATTAATGCTTTGGCTAATGATGTTAAAGTTATCAAAAAGCTTCCTAAGGAATTGTCTTCTGCTACCAAAGTAGTTAAGCAATTCAAAAGCTGGTCTGGTTTGGAGTATTACCAGGATGAGATAGCTAGCCTGTGGGAGGAATATCAG GTTATTCGAGCTGCCAAATCTGATTCTCGCCTAGCAAATAACAATCTGCCTCCAGATATACAGAAGCTTCGTTGCCGTGCTTGCTATGAAGCACTTCGCTTTGCACCCAAAATTGAAGCAATGGGGAAA TTGTTGATATTGCAGTTGTTGGTGGATCGAATGAGGTCTTATGGTCCTTTCATCGCTTTGCATTTACGATATGAGAAAGACATGCTTGCTTTTAGTGGATGTACGCAGGGTTTGTCTAATGCTGAAGCTGAAGAACTAAAGACAATCAG AGAAAACACTGTCTATTGGAAAGTGAAGGAAATTGATGCCAGGGAACAGAGATCCAAAGGATATTGCCCCTTAACCCCAAAAGAGGTTGGAATTTTTCTCACTGCTCTTGGATATCCGTCAAACACCCCTATATATATTGCTGCTGGAGAGATATATGGGGGTGATACTCATATGGCTGATCTACGGTCTCACTATCCCATGTTAATGAGCAAG GAAAAATTGGCTTCTGTTGAGGAGCTTGAACCATTCACCAATCATGCATCTCAAATGGCTGCACTTGACTACATTGTATCTGTTGAAAGTGATGTCTTCATTCCATCATACTCTGGAAACATGGCGAGAGCTGTGGAAGGGCATCGTCGTTTTTTGGGACATAGGAAAACTATTTCTCCTGACAG GAAAGCACTTGTCCGTCTGTTTGACAAACTTGAGAACGGGGTATTGAAGGAAGGCAGAAAACTTTCCAGTCGAATCATTGAAATCCACAAAAAACT GCAAGGGTCCCCAAGGAAGAGAAGAGGTCCTGTCTCAGGAACAAAGGGCATGGATAGGTTTCGTTCAGAAGAAGCATTTTACGTAAATCCATTACCAGATTGTTTGTGCAGGAGGGTATCACAGAATGTGAGCGCATCTATCAGTATCAGGTAG
- the LOC18592108 gene encoding homeobox-leucine zipper protein ATHB-6: MKRLSSSGSLDALISICPPKEEKNSKNKQVYSREFQAMLDSLDEDDNLEEAGQATEKKRRLSIDQVKALEKNFEVENKLEPERKVKLAEELGLQPRQVAIWFQNRRARWKTKQLEKDYAILKARYDALKLDYSNLEKEKEALTVKLKELKAKLKEENSESSHSVKEDSPNFSQQAKDHDLCDNNDDSNRIVKEESNVNAQLLISPASSSSFQFNGSSSSSDSSNHQSRFQPFDSRVILGNMYHPQLVKVEEQCMFTADEFCNFFSVDQAPTLQWYFTGQ; this comes from the exons ATGAAGCGCCTCAGTTCCTCAGGCTCCCTGGATGCCTTGATTTCCATCTGCCCACCTAAAG AGGAGAAGAATTCAAAGAACAAGCAAGTTTACAGCAGGGAATTCCAGGCAATGTTAGATAGTTTGGATGAGGATGACAATTTAGAAGAAGCTGGCCAAGCTACAGAGAAGAAAAGGCGATTATCCATTGATCAGGTTAAGGCCCTGGAGAAGAATTTTGAGGTGGAAAACAAGCTAGAGCCAGAAAGAAAGGTGAAATTAGCAGAGGAACTAGGCCTGCAGCCAAGGCAAGTAGCTATTTGGTTCCAAAATCGCCGTGCCCGTTGGAAGACTAAGCAGTTGGAGAAAGACTATGCTATCCTTAAAGCCCGTTATGATGCTCTCAAGCTTGACTACAGCAatcttgaaaaagaaaaagaagctttAACTGTGAAG TTAAAAGAGCTGAAAGCTAAGCTCAAAGAAGAGAATTCAGAAAGCAGTCACTCTGTTAAAGAAGATTCTCCAAATTTTTCACAGCAGGCCAAAGACCATGATTTATGTGACAATAATGATGATTCCAATAGAATTgtcaaagaagaaagcaatGTCAATGCTCAGTTATTGATATCaccagcttcttcttcttcttttcagtTTAATGgatcttcttcatcttcagaTTCATCAAATCATCAAAGCAGGTTTCAACCATTTGACTCAAGAGTGATTCTGGGTAACATGTATCACCCCCAGTTAGTGAAAGTGGAAGAGCAATGTATGTTTACTGCAGATGAATTTTGCAATTTCTTCTCAGTTGATCAAGCTCCAACTCTTCAATGGTACTTCACGGGGCAGTAA
- the LOC18592110 gene encoding uncharacterized protein LOC18592110 isoform X1, translating into MPLGLILGIGRAFRRKRTSSLDILSSKRAPRDYYKGKNCKSTGFHTRKGGYVLMQEKLPNYVVPDLTDVKWIGPKGESYSSHTLHLWLDVPKRLLMAILFPNSLSCLLCLCR; encoded by the exons ATGCCGCTGGGCCTGATATTAGGGATAGGAAGGGCGTTTCGAAGGAAGCGTACCTCATCACTCGACATTCTCTCGTCGAAACGGGCCCCTAGAGATTACTACAAGGGAAAGAATTGCAAGTCTACGGGTTTCCACACTCGCAAAG GTGGATATGTTCTGATGCAGGAGAAGTTACCCAACTATGTTGTTCCTGATTTGACTGACGTCAAG TGGATTGGCCCAAAAGGAGAATCGTATTCATCACACACTTTGCACCTGTGGCTTGATGTCCCTAAACGGTTGTTAATGGCTATTTTGTTTCCAAACAGTCTGAGCTGTCTACTTTGTCTTTGCCGATGA